One segment of Calliopsis andreniformis isolate RMS-2024a chromosome 1, iyCalAndr_principal, whole genome shotgun sequence DNA contains the following:
- the Ap-1gamma gene encoding adaptor protein complex 1, gamma subunit isoform X1, which produces MNASEHGFNPAFNMASIKQAFNEAVERVSTVRMPAPTRLRDLIRQIRAARTAAEERTVVNKECAYIRSTFREEDSVWRCRNIAKLLYIHMLGYPAHFGQLECLKLIASPRFTDKRIGYLGAMLLLDERQDVHLLITNCLKNDLNSPTQFVIGLALCTLGAIASPEMARDLASEVERLMKSPNAYIRKKAALCAFRIIRRVPELMEMFLPATRSLITEKNHGVLITGVTLITEMCENSVDTLNHFKKECGHREIVPNLVRILKNLILAGYSPEHDVSGVSDPFLQVKILRLLRILGRNDIDASEAMNDILAQVATNTETSKNVGNTILYETVLSIMDIKSESGLRVLAVNILGRFLLNNDKNIRYVALNTLLKTVYVDTSAVQRHRTTILECLKDPDVSIRRRAMELSFALVNSNNIRNMMKELLLFLERADPEFKAQCSSNIVMSAERFAPNKRWHLETLFKVLVAAGNYVRDDVVACTIQLISETQSQQNYAVTALWKALEKDTSDKQPLAQVATWCIGEYGDLLLYGPPIEDIDTPVNLTEDEVIDVYQRLLWNPQNTVVTKQYTLLSLTKLSTRFQKGNEKIRQIIDTFGSNLHIELQQRGIEFSQLFRKYDHLRPALLERMPPMETARPQANGIIGMVNGEPEPEEEKSVVLEASTPPSDSSALLDLLGTTDIGMIPTASNKNPPANSTTVVNNNDLLDLLGSLDLSAPTPTSTLPQAQTPAQVFSPTNTSNFLVDGLLNSSPVQNDAPTMIVLDKAGLKITFRLERPPDIADLLIINMSALNSGSAILTDFLFQAAVPKTFQLQMLSPSSTVIPPSGQVTQTLKVTNINKVPLRMRLRISYTGPAGSVLEQTEVNNFPPLTLQ; this is translated from the exons ATGAATGCTTCAGAACATGG GTTTAACCCAGCCTTTAACATGGCCTCCATAAAACAAGCGTTTAATGAGGCTGTGGAAAGAG TCTCAACAGTTAGAATGCCTGCACCAACACGATTGAGGGATCTCATTAGGCAAATAAGAGCTGCACGAACTGCGGCAGAAGAAAGAACAGTTGTCAATAAGGAATGTGCATATATTCGCTCGACATTCAGAGAAGAAGATAGTGTATGGAGATGCCGCAATATTGCAAAGCTCTTATATATTCATATGCTTGG GTACCCAGCTCATTTTGGCCAACTGGAATGTTTAAAACTCATTGCATCTCCAAGGTTTACAGATAAACGAATTGGTTACTTGGGTGCAATGTTACTTCTAGATGAAAGACAGGATGTTCATCTTTTAATTACAAATTGTCTAAAAAA TGATTTAAACAGTCCAACGCAATTTGTTATTGGTTTAGCGCTGTGTACTTTGGGAGCGATTGCATCGCCAGAAATGGCAAGAGATTTGGCATCCGAAGTGGAGAGGCTAATGAAGTCACCAAACGCATATATTCGGAAAAAAGCAGCTCTCTGCGCGTTTAGAATTATCAGACGTGTACCAGAATTAATGGAAATGTTTCTACCTGCTACACGTAGTTTGATTACAGAAAAGAACCACGGTGTATTAATTACTGGCGTTACACTTATCACCGAAATGTGTGAGAACAGTGTCGATACATTGAACCACTTTAAAAAG GAATGCGGCCATCGAGAG aTCGTGCCAAATCTCGTAAGAATTTTGAAGAACTTAATACTAGCTGGATATTCTCCAGAACATGATGTTTCTGGAGTATCAGATCCTTTCCTTCAAGTAAAGATATTACGTCTTCTCCGAATTTTGGGACGCAACGACATTGACGCATCCGAAGCAATGAATGATATACTTGCACAAGTTGCAACAAATACAGAGACCAGTAAGAACGTCGGAAATACTATATTATACGAAACTGTATTATCTATTATGGATATAAAATCAGAAAGTGGACTTCGAGTATTGGCAGTGAATATATTAGGccgatttttattaaataatgatAAGAATATTAGATACGTTGCATTGAATACATTATTGAAAACAGTTTACGTGGATACGAGTGCAGTACAAAGACATCGTACAACAATTCTG GAATGTCTAAAAGATCCAGACGTATCGATCAGAAGGCGGGCAATGGAACTTAGTTTCGCGCTGGTGAATTCAAATAATATTAGAAATATGATGAAAGAGCTACTACTGTTTTTGGAACGTGCTGATCCAGAATTTAAAGCTCAATGCAGTAGTAATATAGTTATGTCTGCAGAGAGATTTGCACCGAATAAACGTTGGCATCTCGAAACATTATTTAAAGTTCTCGTTGCT gCTGGTAATTATGTTCGAGATGATGTAGTAGCATGTACGATTCAGTTAATTTCAGAAACTCAGTCACAGCAAAACTATGCTGTTACTGCATTATGGAAAGCGTTAGAAAAAGACACATCTGATAAACAACCTCTGGCTCAAGTAGCAACATGGTGTATTGGTGAATATGGTGATTTATTATTATATGGACCTCCGATAGAAGATATCGACACTCCAGTCAAT TTAACAGAAGACGAAGTTATCGATGTCTATCAGAGGTTATTATGGAACCCACAAAATACAGTTGTTACGAAACAGTACACCTTATTGTCTCTCACAAAACTTAGCACAAGATTCCAAAAGGGAAATGA GAAAATTCGTCAAATTATCGATACATTTGGAAGTAATTTGCATATTGAATTGCAACAACGAGGTATTGAATTTTCACAGTTATTTAGAAAATACGATCATTTACGTCCTGCGTTACTTGAAAGAATGCCTCCTATGGAAACTGCGAGACCACAAGCTAACGGTATTATTGGTATGGTAAATGGTGAACCAGAACCGGAAGAAGAAAAATCAGTGGTTTTGGAAGCGAGTACGCCACCATCTGATTCA AGTGCACTTCTAGATTTGCTTGGAACTACCGACATAGGAATGATCCCAACAGCATCGAATAAAAATCCACCTGCTAATTCAACGACCGTAGTAAATAATAATGACCTCTTGGACTTACTTGGTAGTTTGGATTTGAGTGCACCCACGCCTACATCTACACTGCCACAGGCACAAACACCGGCACAAGTATTCAGTCCCACTAATACATCTAACTTTTTAGTGGATGGTTTACTTAATTCATCACCAGTTCAAAACG ACGCACCTACCATGATTGTACTAGACAAAGCAGGGCTTAAAATTACCTTCAGATTAGAGAGACCACCAGACATTGCTGActtattaattataaatatgtCAGCTCTGAATTCTGGAAGTGCTATACTGACTGATTTCCTGTTCCAAGCAGCAGTTCCTAAG aCATTCCAATTACAAATGTTATCACCATCAAGTACAGTCATTCCTCCTTCTGGGCAAGTTACTCAAACGTTAAAAGTTACAAATATCAACAAA GTACCTCTAAGGATGAGATTACGTATCTCATATACAGGACCAGCAGGATCAGTCTTGGAACAAACAGAAGTAAATAATTTTCCTCCCTTAACATTGCAGTGA
- the Ap-1gamma gene encoding adaptor protein complex 1, gamma subunit isoform X4: MNASEHGFNPAFNMASIKQAFNEAVERVRMPAPTRLRDLIRQIRAARTAAEERTVVNKECAYIRSTFREEDSVWRCRNIAKLLYIHMLGYPAHFGQLECLKLIASPRFTDKRIGYLGAMLLLDERQDVHLLITNCLKNDLNSPTQFVIGLALCTLGAIASPEMARDLASEVERLMKSPNAYIRKKAALCAFRIIRRVPELMEMFLPATRSLITEKNHGVLITGVTLITEMCENSVDTLNHFKKIVPNLVRILKNLILAGYSPEHDVSGVSDPFLQVKILRLLRILGRNDIDASEAMNDILAQVATNTETSKNVGNTILYETVLSIMDIKSESGLRVLAVNILGRFLLNNDKNIRYVALNTLLKTVYVDTSAVQRHRTTILECLKDPDVSIRRRAMELSFALVNSNNIRNMMKELLLFLERADPEFKAQCSSNIVMSAERFAPNKRWHLETLFKVLVAAGNYVRDDVVACTIQLISETQSQQNYAVTALWKALEKDTSDKQPLAQVATWCIGEYGDLLLYGPPIEDIDTPVNLTEDEVIDVYQRLLWNPQNTVVTKQYTLLSLTKLSTRFQKGNEKIRQIIDTFGSNLHIELQQRGIEFSQLFRKYDHLRPALLERMPPMETARPQANGIIGMVNGEPEPEEEKSVVLEASTPPSDSSALLDLLGTTDIGMIPTASNKNPPANSTTVVNNNDLLDLLGSLDLSAPTPTSTLPQAQTPAQVFSPTNTSNFLVDGLLNSSPVQNDAPTMIVLDKAGLKITFRLERPPDIADLLIINMSALNSGSAILTDFLFQAAVPKTFQLQMLSPSSTVIPPSGQVTQTLKVTNINKVPLRMRLRISYTGPAGSVLEQTEVNNFPPLTLQ, encoded by the exons ATGAATGCTTCAGAACATGG GTTTAACCCAGCCTTTAACATGGCCTCCATAAAACAAGCGTTTAATGAGGCTGTGGAAAGAG TTAGAATGCCTGCACCAACACGATTGAGGGATCTCATTAGGCAAATAAGAGCTGCACGAACTGCGGCAGAAGAAAGAACAGTTGTCAATAAGGAATGTGCATATATTCGCTCGACATTCAGAGAAGAAGATAGTGTATGGAGATGCCGCAATATTGCAAAGCTCTTATATATTCATATGCTTGG GTACCCAGCTCATTTTGGCCAACTGGAATGTTTAAAACTCATTGCATCTCCAAGGTTTACAGATAAACGAATTGGTTACTTGGGTGCAATGTTACTTCTAGATGAAAGACAGGATGTTCATCTTTTAATTACAAATTGTCTAAAAAA TGATTTAAACAGTCCAACGCAATTTGTTATTGGTTTAGCGCTGTGTACTTTGGGAGCGATTGCATCGCCAGAAATGGCAAGAGATTTGGCATCCGAAGTGGAGAGGCTAATGAAGTCACCAAACGCATATATTCGGAAAAAAGCAGCTCTCTGCGCGTTTAGAATTATCAGACGTGTACCAGAATTAATGGAAATGTTTCTACCTGCTACACGTAGTTTGATTACAGAAAAGAACCACGGTGTATTAATTACTGGCGTTACACTTATCACCGAAATGTGTGAGAACAGTGTCGATACATTGAACCACTTTAAAAAG aTCGTGCCAAATCTCGTAAGAATTTTGAAGAACTTAATACTAGCTGGATATTCTCCAGAACATGATGTTTCTGGAGTATCAGATCCTTTCCTTCAAGTAAAGATATTACGTCTTCTCCGAATTTTGGGACGCAACGACATTGACGCATCCGAAGCAATGAATGATATACTTGCACAAGTTGCAACAAATACAGAGACCAGTAAGAACGTCGGAAATACTATATTATACGAAACTGTATTATCTATTATGGATATAAAATCAGAAAGTGGACTTCGAGTATTGGCAGTGAATATATTAGGccgatttttattaaataatgatAAGAATATTAGATACGTTGCATTGAATACATTATTGAAAACAGTTTACGTGGATACGAGTGCAGTACAAAGACATCGTACAACAATTCTG GAATGTCTAAAAGATCCAGACGTATCGATCAGAAGGCGGGCAATGGAACTTAGTTTCGCGCTGGTGAATTCAAATAATATTAGAAATATGATGAAAGAGCTACTACTGTTTTTGGAACGTGCTGATCCAGAATTTAAAGCTCAATGCAGTAGTAATATAGTTATGTCTGCAGAGAGATTTGCACCGAATAAACGTTGGCATCTCGAAACATTATTTAAAGTTCTCGTTGCT gCTGGTAATTATGTTCGAGATGATGTAGTAGCATGTACGATTCAGTTAATTTCAGAAACTCAGTCACAGCAAAACTATGCTGTTACTGCATTATGGAAAGCGTTAGAAAAAGACACATCTGATAAACAACCTCTGGCTCAAGTAGCAACATGGTGTATTGGTGAATATGGTGATTTATTATTATATGGACCTCCGATAGAAGATATCGACACTCCAGTCAAT TTAACAGAAGACGAAGTTATCGATGTCTATCAGAGGTTATTATGGAACCCACAAAATACAGTTGTTACGAAACAGTACACCTTATTGTCTCTCACAAAACTTAGCACAAGATTCCAAAAGGGAAATGA GAAAATTCGTCAAATTATCGATACATTTGGAAGTAATTTGCATATTGAATTGCAACAACGAGGTATTGAATTTTCACAGTTATTTAGAAAATACGATCATTTACGTCCTGCGTTACTTGAAAGAATGCCTCCTATGGAAACTGCGAGACCACAAGCTAACGGTATTATTGGTATGGTAAATGGTGAACCAGAACCGGAAGAAGAAAAATCAGTGGTTTTGGAAGCGAGTACGCCACCATCTGATTCA AGTGCACTTCTAGATTTGCTTGGAACTACCGACATAGGAATGATCCCAACAGCATCGAATAAAAATCCACCTGCTAATTCAACGACCGTAGTAAATAATAATGACCTCTTGGACTTACTTGGTAGTTTGGATTTGAGTGCACCCACGCCTACATCTACACTGCCACAGGCACAAACACCGGCACAAGTATTCAGTCCCACTAATACATCTAACTTTTTAGTGGATGGTTTACTTAATTCATCACCAGTTCAAAACG ACGCACCTACCATGATTGTACTAGACAAAGCAGGGCTTAAAATTACCTTCAGATTAGAGAGACCACCAGACATTGCTGActtattaattataaatatgtCAGCTCTGAATTCTGGAAGTGCTATACTGACTGATTTCCTGTTCCAAGCAGCAGTTCCTAAG aCATTCCAATTACAAATGTTATCACCATCAAGTACAGTCATTCCTCCTTCTGGGCAAGTTACTCAAACGTTAAAAGTTACAAATATCAACAAA GTACCTCTAAGGATGAGATTACGTATCTCATATACAGGACCAGCAGGATCAGTCTTGGAACAAACAGAAGTAAATAATTTTCCTCCCTTAACATTGCAGTGA
- the Ap-1gamma gene encoding adaptor protein complex 1, gamma subunit isoform X5 yields the protein MASIKQAFNEAVERVSTVRMPAPTRLRDLIRQIRAARTAAEERTVVNKECAYIRSTFREEDSVWRCRNIAKLLYIHMLGYPAHFGQLECLKLIASPRFTDKRIGYLGAMLLLDERQDVHLLITNCLKNDLNSPTQFVIGLALCTLGAIASPEMARDLASEVERLMKSPNAYIRKKAALCAFRIIRRVPELMEMFLPATRSLITEKNHGVLITGVTLITEMCENSVDTLNHFKKECGHREIVPNLVRILKNLILAGYSPEHDVSGVSDPFLQVKILRLLRILGRNDIDASEAMNDILAQVATNTETSKNVGNTILYETVLSIMDIKSESGLRVLAVNILGRFLLNNDKNIRYVALNTLLKTVYVDTSAVQRHRTTILECLKDPDVSIRRRAMELSFALVNSNNIRNMMKELLLFLERADPEFKAQCSSNIVMSAERFAPNKRWHLETLFKVLVAAGNYVRDDVVACTIQLISETQSQQNYAVTALWKALEKDTSDKQPLAQVATWCIGEYGDLLLYGPPIEDIDTPVNLTEDEVIDVYQRLLWNPQNTVVTKQYTLLSLTKLSTRFQKGNEKIRQIIDTFGSNLHIELQQRGIEFSQLFRKYDHLRPALLERMPPMETARPQANGIIGMVNGEPEPEEEKSVVLEASTPPSDSSALLDLLGTTDIGMIPTASNKNPPANSTTVVNNNDLLDLLGSLDLSAPTPTSTLPQAQTPAQVFSPTNTSNFLVDGLLNSSPVQNDAPTMIVLDKAGLKITFRLERPPDIADLLIINMSALNSGSAILTDFLFQAAVPKTFQLQMLSPSSTVIPPSGQVTQTLKVTNINKVPLRMRLRISYTGPAGSVLEQTEVNNFPPLTLQ from the exons ATGGCCTCCATAAAACAAGCGTTTAATGAGGCTGTGGAAAGAG TCTCAACAGTTAGAATGCCTGCACCAACACGATTGAGGGATCTCATTAGGCAAATAAGAGCTGCACGAACTGCGGCAGAAGAAAGAACAGTTGTCAATAAGGAATGTGCATATATTCGCTCGACATTCAGAGAAGAAGATAGTGTATGGAGATGCCGCAATATTGCAAAGCTCTTATATATTCATATGCTTGG GTACCCAGCTCATTTTGGCCAACTGGAATGTTTAAAACTCATTGCATCTCCAAGGTTTACAGATAAACGAATTGGTTACTTGGGTGCAATGTTACTTCTAGATGAAAGACAGGATGTTCATCTTTTAATTACAAATTGTCTAAAAAA TGATTTAAACAGTCCAACGCAATTTGTTATTGGTTTAGCGCTGTGTACTTTGGGAGCGATTGCATCGCCAGAAATGGCAAGAGATTTGGCATCCGAAGTGGAGAGGCTAATGAAGTCACCAAACGCATATATTCGGAAAAAAGCAGCTCTCTGCGCGTTTAGAATTATCAGACGTGTACCAGAATTAATGGAAATGTTTCTACCTGCTACACGTAGTTTGATTACAGAAAAGAACCACGGTGTATTAATTACTGGCGTTACACTTATCACCGAAATGTGTGAGAACAGTGTCGATACATTGAACCACTTTAAAAAG GAATGCGGCCATCGAGAG aTCGTGCCAAATCTCGTAAGAATTTTGAAGAACTTAATACTAGCTGGATATTCTCCAGAACATGATGTTTCTGGAGTATCAGATCCTTTCCTTCAAGTAAAGATATTACGTCTTCTCCGAATTTTGGGACGCAACGACATTGACGCATCCGAAGCAATGAATGATATACTTGCACAAGTTGCAACAAATACAGAGACCAGTAAGAACGTCGGAAATACTATATTATACGAAACTGTATTATCTATTATGGATATAAAATCAGAAAGTGGACTTCGAGTATTGGCAGTGAATATATTAGGccgatttttattaaataatgatAAGAATATTAGATACGTTGCATTGAATACATTATTGAAAACAGTTTACGTGGATACGAGTGCAGTACAAAGACATCGTACAACAATTCTG GAATGTCTAAAAGATCCAGACGTATCGATCAGAAGGCGGGCAATGGAACTTAGTTTCGCGCTGGTGAATTCAAATAATATTAGAAATATGATGAAAGAGCTACTACTGTTTTTGGAACGTGCTGATCCAGAATTTAAAGCTCAATGCAGTAGTAATATAGTTATGTCTGCAGAGAGATTTGCACCGAATAAACGTTGGCATCTCGAAACATTATTTAAAGTTCTCGTTGCT gCTGGTAATTATGTTCGAGATGATGTAGTAGCATGTACGATTCAGTTAATTTCAGAAACTCAGTCACAGCAAAACTATGCTGTTACTGCATTATGGAAAGCGTTAGAAAAAGACACATCTGATAAACAACCTCTGGCTCAAGTAGCAACATGGTGTATTGGTGAATATGGTGATTTATTATTATATGGACCTCCGATAGAAGATATCGACACTCCAGTCAAT TTAACAGAAGACGAAGTTATCGATGTCTATCAGAGGTTATTATGGAACCCACAAAATACAGTTGTTACGAAACAGTACACCTTATTGTCTCTCACAAAACTTAGCACAAGATTCCAAAAGGGAAATGA GAAAATTCGTCAAATTATCGATACATTTGGAAGTAATTTGCATATTGAATTGCAACAACGAGGTATTGAATTTTCACAGTTATTTAGAAAATACGATCATTTACGTCCTGCGTTACTTGAAAGAATGCCTCCTATGGAAACTGCGAGACCACAAGCTAACGGTATTATTGGTATGGTAAATGGTGAACCAGAACCGGAAGAAGAAAAATCAGTGGTTTTGGAAGCGAGTACGCCACCATCTGATTCA AGTGCACTTCTAGATTTGCTTGGAACTACCGACATAGGAATGATCCCAACAGCATCGAATAAAAATCCACCTGCTAATTCAACGACCGTAGTAAATAATAATGACCTCTTGGACTTACTTGGTAGTTTGGATTTGAGTGCACCCACGCCTACATCTACACTGCCACAGGCACAAACACCGGCACAAGTATTCAGTCCCACTAATACATCTAACTTTTTAGTGGATGGTTTACTTAATTCATCACCAGTTCAAAACG ACGCACCTACCATGATTGTACTAGACAAAGCAGGGCTTAAAATTACCTTCAGATTAGAGAGACCACCAGACATTGCTGActtattaattataaatatgtCAGCTCTGAATTCTGGAAGTGCTATACTGACTGATTTCCTGTTCCAAGCAGCAGTTCCTAAG aCATTCCAATTACAAATGTTATCACCATCAAGTACAGTCATTCCTCCTTCTGGGCAAGTTACTCAAACGTTAAAAGTTACAAATATCAACAAA GTACCTCTAAGGATGAGATTACGTATCTCATATACAGGACCAGCAGGATCAGTCTTGGAACAAACAGAAGTAAATAATTTTCCTCCCTTAACATTGCAGTGA
- the Ap-1gamma gene encoding adaptor protein complex 1, gamma subunit isoform X7, whose product MPAPTRLRDLIRQIRAARTAAEERTVVNKECAYIRSTFREEDSVWRCRNIAKLLYIHMLGYPAHFGQLECLKLIASPRFTDKRIGYLGAMLLLDERQDVHLLITNCLKNDLNSPTQFVIGLALCTLGAIASPEMARDLASEVERLMKSPNAYIRKKAALCAFRIIRRVPELMEMFLPATRSLITEKNHGVLITGVTLITEMCENSVDTLNHFKKECGHREIVPNLVRILKNLILAGYSPEHDVSGVSDPFLQVKILRLLRILGRNDIDASEAMNDILAQVATNTETSKNVGNTILYETVLSIMDIKSESGLRVLAVNILGRFLLNNDKNIRYVALNTLLKTVYVDTSAVQRHRTTILECLKDPDVSIRRRAMELSFALVNSNNIRNMMKELLLFLERADPEFKAQCSSNIVMSAERFAPNKRWHLETLFKVLVAAGNYVRDDVVACTIQLISETQSQQNYAVTALWKALEKDTSDKQPLAQVATWCIGEYGDLLLYGPPIEDIDTPVNLTEDEVIDVYQRLLWNPQNTVVTKQYTLLSLTKLSTRFQKGNEKIRQIIDTFGSNLHIELQQRGIEFSQLFRKYDHLRPALLERMPPMETARPQANGIIGMVNGEPEPEEEKSVVLEASTPPSDSSALLDLLGTTDIGMIPTASNKNPPANSTTVVNNNDLLDLLGSLDLSAPTPTSTLPQAQTPAQVFSPTNTSNFLVDGLLNSSPVQNDAPTMIVLDKAGLKITFRLERPPDIADLLIINMSALNSGSAILTDFLFQAAVPKTFQLQMLSPSSTVIPPSGQVTQTLKVTNINKVPLRMRLRISYTGPAGSVLEQTEVNNFPPLTLQ is encoded by the exons ATGCCTGCACCAACACGATTGAGGGATCTCATTAGGCAAATAAGAGCTGCACGAACTGCGGCAGAAGAAAGAACAGTTGTCAATAAGGAATGTGCATATATTCGCTCGACATTCAGAGAAGAAGATAGTGTATGGAGATGCCGCAATATTGCAAAGCTCTTATATATTCATATGCTTGG GTACCCAGCTCATTTTGGCCAACTGGAATGTTTAAAACTCATTGCATCTCCAAGGTTTACAGATAAACGAATTGGTTACTTGGGTGCAATGTTACTTCTAGATGAAAGACAGGATGTTCATCTTTTAATTACAAATTGTCTAAAAAA TGATTTAAACAGTCCAACGCAATTTGTTATTGGTTTAGCGCTGTGTACTTTGGGAGCGATTGCATCGCCAGAAATGGCAAGAGATTTGGCATCCGAAGTGGAGAGGCTAATGAAGTCACCAAACGCATATATTCGGAAAAAAGCAGCTCTCTGCGCGTTTAGAATTATCAGACGTGTACCAGAATTAATGGAAATGTTTCTACCTGCTACACGTAGTTTGATTACAGAAAAGAACCACGGTGTATTAATTACTGGCGTTACACTTATCACCGAAATGTGTGAGAACAGTGTCGATACATTGAACCACTTTAAAAAG GAATGCGGCCATCGAGAG aTCGTGCCAAATCTCGTAAGAATTTTGAAGAACTTAATACTAGCTGGATATTCTCCAGAACATGATGTTTCTGGAGTATCAGATCCTTTCCTTCAAGTAAAGATATTACGTCTTCTCCGAATTTTGGGACGCAACGACATTGACGCATCCGAAGCAATGAATGATATACTTGCACAAGTTGCAACAAATACAGAGACCAGTAAGAACGTCGGAAATACTATATTATACGAAACTGTATTATCTATTATGGATATAAAATCAGAAAGTGGACTTCGAGTATTGGCAGTGAATATATTAGGccgatttttattaaataatgatAAGAATATTAGATACGTTGCATTGAATACATTATTGAAAACAGTTTACGTGGATACGAGTGCAGTACAAAGACATCGTACAACAATTCTG GAATGTCTAAAAGATCCAGACGTATCGATCAGAAGGCGGGCAATGGAACTTAGTTTCGCGCTGGTGAATTCAAATAATATTAGAAATATGATGAAAGAGCTACTACTGTTTTTGGAACGTGCTGATCCAGAATTTAAAGCTCAATGCAGTAGTAATATAGTTATGTCTGCAGAGAGATTTGCACCGAATAAACGTTGGCATCTCGAAACATTATTTAAAGTTCTCGTTGCT gCTGGTAATTATGTTCGAGATGATGTAGTAGCATGTACGATTCAGTTAATTTCAGAAACTCAGTCACAGCAAAACTATGCTGTTACTGCATTATGGAAAGCGTTAGAAAAAGACACATCTGATAAACAACCTCTGGCTCAAGTAGCAACATGGTGTATTGGTGAATATGGTGATTTATTATTATATGGACCTCCGATAGAAGATATCGACACTCCAGTCAAT TTAACAGAAGACGAAGTTATCGATGTCTATCAGAGGTTATTATGGAACCCACAAAATACAGTTGTTACGAAACAGTACACCTTATTGTCTCTCACAAAACTTAGCACAAGATTCCAAAAGGGAAATGA GAAAATTCGTCAAATTATCGATACATTTGGAAGTAATTTGCATATTGAATTGCAACAACGAGGTATTGAATTTTCACAGTTATTTAGAAAATACGATCATTTACGTCCTGCGTTACTTGAAAGAATGCCTCCTATGGAAACTGCGAGACCACAAGCTAACGGTATTATTGGTATGGTAAATGGTGAACCAGAACCGGAAGAAGAAAAATCAGTGGTTTTGGAAGCGAGTACGCCACCATCTGATTCA AGTGCACTTCTAGATTTGCTTGGAACTACCGACATAGGAATGATCCCAACAGCATCGAATAAAAATCCACCTGCTAATTCAACGACCGTAGTAAATAATAATGACCTCTTGGACTTACTTGGTAGTTTGGATTTGAGTGCACCCACGCCTACATCTACACTGCCACAGGCACAAACACCGGCACAAGTATTCAGTCCCACTAATACATCTAACTTTTTAGTGGATGGTTTACTTAATTCATCACCAGTTCAAAACG ACGCACCTACCATGATTGTACTAGACAAAGCAGGGCTTAAAATTACCTTCAGATTAGAGAGACCACCAGACATTGCTGActtattaattataaatatgtCAGCTCTGAATTCTGGAAGTGCTATACTGACTGATTTCCTGTTCCAAGCAGCAGTTCCTAAG aCATTCCAATTACAAATGTTATCACCATCAAGTACAGTCATTCCTCCTTCTGGGCAAGTTACTCAAACGTTAAAAGTTACAAATATCAACAAA GTACCTCTAAGGATGAGATTACGTATCTCATATACAGGACCAGCAGGATCAGTCTTGGAACAAACAGAAGTAAATAATTTTCCTCCCTTAACATTGCAGTGA